Proteins encoded within one genomic window of Polynucleobacter duraquae:
- a CDS encoding ParB/RepB/Spo0J family partition protein: MVAIKKKGLGRGLEALLGDKAQKETTGEINRLPLSALQAGKYQPRQKMEAGALQELAESIREQGVMQPLLVRLVAPGKYEIIAGERRFRAATLAGLQEVPVLVSGANDQAAAAMALVENMQREDLNPLEESQGLARLIEEFGFTHEQAAKAVGKSRSAVTNLLRLNQLAKPVQAMLLAGDIDMGHARALLPLPGASQVALAQKIAAQGLSVREAERMAAALALAGGQIGDKKAKTTVAGLAPSRDPDMRRLTQEIADLIGLSAEFKFKGKGGELKIRFSQFDELDSLLKKLGIRAD, encoded by the coding sequence ATGGTTGCAATTAAGAAAAAAGGTTTGGGTCGTGGCTTAGAGGCACTCCTCGGCGATAAAGCACAAAAAGAAACCACGGGTGAAATTAATCGTTTGCCATTAAGCGCATTACAGGCAGGTAAATATCAACCGCGTCAAAAAATGGAAGCGGGTGCATTACAAGAGTTGGCTGAAAGCATTCGCGAGCAAGGCGTGATGCAACCCCTGTTAGTTCGCTTAGTTGCACCCGGAAAATACGAAATTATTGCCGGCGAGCGCCGCTTTCGTGCGGCAACTTTGGCTGGTCTACAGGAGGTGCCTGTATTAGTTTCTGGCGCCAATGACCAAGCTGCTGCTGCAATGGCTTTAGTTGAGAATATGCAGCGTGAAGATCTGAATCCGCTAGAGGAGTCTCAGGGCCTGGCTAGGCTGATTGAAGAGTTTGGTTTTACGCATGAGCAAGCGGCAAAAGCGGTAGGCAAGTCACGTAGTGCCGTTACTAATTTATTACGTTTAAATCAGCTGGCAAAACCAGTACAAGCCATGCTCTTGGCAGGCGATATTGATATGGGCCATGCCCGCGCCCTATTGCCTTTGCCTGGAGCAAGCCAAGTCGCTTTGGCACAAAAAATTGCGGCTCAAGGTCTTTCGGTGCGAGAGGCTGAGAGAATGGCTGCTGCCCTAGCGCTCGCCGGCGGTCAAATTGGGGACAAAAAAGCCAAAACCACGGTGGCAGGGCTTGCACCAAGTCGCGATCCTGACATGCGCCGCTTGACACAAGAAATCGCAGATTTGATAGGTTTAAGTGCGGAATTTAAGTTCAAGGGCAAGGGCGGTGAGTTAAAAATACGTTTTAGCCAATTTGATGAGCTAGATTCCCTGTTAAAAAAGTTGGGTATTCGGGCAGATTAA